Proteins from a single region of Rhipicephalus sanguineus isolate Rsan-2018 chromosome 5, BIME_Rsan_1.4, whole genome shotgun sequence:
- the LOC119393044 gene encoding uncharacterized protein LOC119393044 isoform X2 gives MAELKYVQYLLEEEKVILQAIEVFQKQVNKLKVEEMNILSALRDQQIEKTDGPTQDEEVVAVDLKNPDTYVDENYEEPTNSEVIDLRVDNILDPAMCFASQQQNVSEEEEEDEPES, from the exons atGGCAGAGCTGAAGTACGTTCAGTATCTGTTGGAGGAAGAGaaagttatcttgcaagcgatcgaaGTTTTTCAGAAACAAGTAAACAAGCTCAAGGTCGAGGAGATGAATATATTGAGCGCACTACGCGATCAGCAGATCGAGAAGACTGATGGACCCACGCAAGATGAAGAGGTGGTGGCGGTCGATTTGAAG AATCCCGACACGTACGTTGATGAAAACTACGAGGAGCCCACAAATTCCGAGGTCATCGATCTGCGAGTAGACAACATCCTAGACC CTGCGATGTGTTTTGCAAGTCAACAACAAAACGTCagcgaagaggaagaggaagatGAGCCGGAGAGCTGA
- the LOC119393044 gene encoding uncharacterized protein LOC119393044 isoform X1 — MAELKYVQYLLEEEKVILQAIEVFQKQVNKLKVEEMNILSALRDQQIEKTDGPTQDEEVVAVDLKNPDTYVDENYEEPTNSEVIDLRVDNILDPRSTAAAMCFASQQQNVSEEEEEDEPES, encoded by the exons atGGCAGAGCTGAAGTACGTTCAGTATCTGTTGGAGGAAGAGaaagttatcttgcaagcgatcgaaGTTTTTCAGAAACAAGTAAACAAGCTCAAGGTCGAGGAGATGAATATATTGAGCGCACTACGCGATCAGCAGATCGAGAAGACTGATGGACCCACGCAAGATGAAGAGGTGGTGGCGGTCGATTTGAAG AATCCCGACACGTACGTTGATGAAAACTACGAGGAGCCCACAAATTCCGAGGTCATCGATCTGCGAGTAGACAACATCCTAGACC CACGCTCGACCGCAGCTGCGATGTGTTTTGCAAGTCAACAACAAAACGTCagcgaagaggaagaggaagatGAGCCGGAGAGCTGA